Within Bradymonas sediminis, the genomic segment CATTCAGACCCTGGTCTTCTGCCTACTCACAACAATTTATATCTCACTTGCAGTCTCGCACGATTCGCACTAACAGGGCGCGCTTGAGTGCGTTGATGCTCCCATAAACAGAGCATCTCATAAATTTTTTCATCACCATTATTCGTTCACCAAATCAACCCAGGCGCACGCGGCATACGGCCGCAACTCCAATGAAGCGCCGGAGTCAGGAGGATTCGTTTATGTTGTCCAAGAATCAGGTTATCGCTTTCGTGAGCACGTTCGCAGTCATCGCCCTTACCAGCAGCACCGCATTCGCTCAGGATGCCGCCGCTTCCGCCAACATCTACTCGATGTTCTCGATGATGGCGATCGCTGCAGGCTTCGGTATCGGCCTCGCCGCTTTCGGTGGCGCGCTCGCTCAGGCTAAAGCCGCTGCTGCCGCTCTCGAAGGTATCGCTCGCAACCCGGGTGCTGCTGACAAGCTCTTCACCCCCCTCATTCTCGGCCTGGCTCTCATCGAGTCGCTGGTCATCTACGCGTTCGTTATCACGATTCTGATCACGCTTCAGATCGATGCTTCCGGCCTGCTTACCGCTGCTGTCGGTGGCTGATCGCCCGGCACACGCGTAGCACCGTAGTTTAGAAAAATACTAAAACTCGCCAAATCGGCGAGTTTTAGTATTTCTTGCTGCCAAAAACTATCGGGCTCAACTCAATGAGCACGGTACGTCCAACACATCATCACATCGATCGCATCACCCACCTGCCAATAGCCCCGCATCACATAGCCCGCGTCCAAAAACACGCTCAAACGCGCGTCCTCGACCGCGCGCGCGTGCACCTGCTGCAAATAGGCCTCTGCGCTCACCGGCCCGCGCGCCTCACTCCAGTCGCGCCAACCCACCGACCGTACCACGCTGATCGTCGATTCAGCCCCACGTTGCTGCACCAACAATTGACGCCCCACGCGCAGCGCCATCTGCGCCTCACGCGCAGAGACCGAGGCGAGCAGAACCGCGCCGGTGCCGCGCAACACCTCCTCGCCTGAGCTTCGCTTCTCTTCGGCTCGCGCAACCAACGGCTCGCGCCGCGACCATGGGTGCAACACCTCTGCCGACGCGCTT encodes:
- a CDS encoding ATP synthase F0 subunit C, whose amino-acid sequence is MLSKNQVIAFVSTFAVIALTSSTAFAQDAAASANIYSMFSMMAIAAGFGIGLAAFGGALAQAKAAAAALEGIARNPGAADKLFTPLILGLALIESLVIYAFVITILITLQIDASGLLTAAVGG